In a single window of the Mustela nigripes isolate SB6536 chromosome 17, MUSNIG.SB6536, whole genome shotgun sequence genome:
- the SLC7A10 gene encoding asc-type amino acid transporter 1 isoform X2 encodes MAGHTQQLSGRGNPGPAPSPAPGPGPGPGPSERVALKKEIGLVSACTIIIGNIIGSGIFISPKGVLEHSGSVGLALFVWVLGGGVTALGSLCYAELGVAIPKSGGDYAYVTEIFGGLAGFLLLWSAVLIMYPTSLAVISMTFSNYVLQPVFPNCIPPAAASRALSMACLMLLTWVNSSSVRWATRIQDIFTGGKLLALSLIIGVGFVQIFQGHFEELRPSNAFDFWMTPSVGHLALAFLQGSFAFSGWNFLNYVTEELVDPRKNLPRAIVISIPLVTFVYTFTNIAYFTAMSPQELLVSNAVAVTFGEKLLGYFSWVMPVSVALSTFGGINGYLFTSSRLCFSGAREGHLPSLLAMIHVRHCTPIPALLVCCGATAVIMLVGDTYTLINYVSFINYLCYGVTILGLLVLRWRRPALHRPIKVNLLVPVAYLVFWAFLLVFSFISEPMVCGVGVIIILTGVPVFFLGVFWKSKPKCVHRLTESMTRWGQELCFVVYPQGAPEEEENGPCQSPPLPTTDKPLKTQ; translated from the exons gaaaCATCATTGGCTCGGGCATCTTCATCTCCCCCAAGGGGGTCCTGGAGCACTCAGGCTCTGTGGGTCTGGCCCTCTTCGTCTGGGTCCTAGGTGGAGGCGTCActgccctgggctccctctgCTACGCGGAGCTGGGAGTCGCCATCCCCAAGTCTGGTGGGGACTATGCCTATGTCACTGAGATCTTCGGGGGCCTGGCTGG CTTCCTGCTGCTCTGGAGCGCAGTCCTCATCATGTACCCAACCAGCCTGGCTGTCATCTCCATGACCTTCTCCAACTACGTGCTGCAGCCCGTGTTCCCCAACTGCAtcccccccgccgccgcctcccgcgcACTCTCCATGGCCTGCCTGA tgCTCCTGACCTGGGTGAACAGCTCCAGCGTGCGCTGGGCCACACGCATCCAGGACATCTTCACCGGCGGGAAGCTGCTGGCCCTGTCCCTCATCATTGGCGTGGGCTTTGTCCAGATCTTCCAAG GACACTTCGAGGAGCTGAGGCCCAGCAATGCCTTTGACTTCTGGATGACGCCCTCTGTGGGTCACCTGGCCCTGGCCTTCCTCCAGGGCTCCTTTGCGTTCAGCGGCTGGAACTTCCTCAACTACGTCACTGAGGAGCTGGTCGACCCTCGAAA GAACCTACCCCGTGCCATTGTCATCTCCATCCCGCTGGTGACCTTTGTGTACACCTTCACCAACATTGCCTACTTCACTGCCATGTCCCCCCAGGAGCTGCTGGTCTCTAACGCGGTGGCCGTG ACCTTCGGGGAGAAGCTGCTGGGCTACTTTTCTTGGGTCATGCCCGTCTCCGTGGCACTTTCCACTTTTGGAGGGATCAATGGCTACCTGTTCACCTCCTCCAG ACTGTGCTTCTCGGGGGCCCGAGAGGGACACCTGCCCAGCCTGCTGGCCATGATCCATGTCCGACACtgcacccccatccctgccctcctCGTCTGT TGCGGGGCCACAGCGGTCATCATGCTTGTGGGAGACACGTACACGCTCATCAACTACGTGTCCTTCATCAACTACCTCTGCTACGGCGTCACCATCCTGGGCCTTCTCGTGCTGCGCTGGAGGCGGCCGGCGTTGCACAGGCCCATCAAG GTGAACCTCCTGGTCCCCGTGGCGTACTTGGTTTTCTGGGCATTCCTGCTGGTCTTCAGCTTCATCTCGGAGCCCATGGTGTGTGGGGTCGGCGTGATCATCATCCTCACAGGAGTGCCTGTTTTCTTCCTGGGGGTGTTCTGGAAAAGCAAACCAAAGTGTGTGCACAGACTCACAG AGTCCATGACACGCTGGGGCCAGGAGCTGTGTTTCGTGGTCTACCCCCAGGGTGCCCCCGAGGAGGAGGAAAATGGCCCCTGCCAGTCGCCCCCACTGCCCACCACGGACAAGCCTTTGAAGACACAGTGA
- the LRP3 gene encoding low-density lipoprotein receptor-related protein 3, translating to MEKRAAAGPEGAPGARAQLAVVCLVNIVLTGRLSSAVPALAACSGKLEQHTERRGVIYSPAWPLNYPPGTNCSWYIQGDRGDMITISFRNFDVEESHQCSLDWLMLGPAAPPRQEAFRLCGSAIPPAFISARDHVWIFFHSDASSSGQAQGFRLSYIRGKLGQASCQADEFRCDNGKCLPGPWQCNTVDECGDGSDEGNCSAPASEPPGSLCPGGTFPCSGARSTRCLPAERRCDGTQDCGDGSDEAGCPDLACGRRLGSFYGSFASPDLFGAARGPSDLHCTWLVDTQDPRRVLLQLELRLGYDDYVQVYEGLGERGDRLLQTLSYRSNHRPVSLEAAQGRLTVAYHARARSAGHGFNATYQVKGYCLPWEQPCGGGGEGTAGDAGEQGCFSEPQRCDGWWHCASGRDEQGCPACPPDQYPCEGGSGLCYTPADRCNNQKSCPDGADEKNCFSCQPGTFHCGTNLCIFETWRCDGQEDCQDGSDEHGCLAAVPRKVITAALIGSLVCGLLLVIALGCAFKLYSLRTQEYRAFETQMTRLEAEFVRREAPPSYGQLIAQGLIPPVEDFPVYSASQASVLQNLRTAMRRQMRRHASRRGPSRRRLGRLWNRLFHRPRAPRGQIPLLTAARTSQTVLGDGLLQPASGTTPDPPAPLTDTGSPLAAGDGPPGAPGHGPEVGSAVPPSSGLRDPECRLVDKDRKASRDTLVDSPAPGDMLRDPCSAQDPHSPAPTASSALGPHPPEPLGVCRSPPPPCSPTLEASDDEALLVC from the exons CCGCCTGCAGTGGGAAGCTGGAGCAGCACACGGAGCGGCGCGGCGTCATCTACAGCCCGGCCTGGCCCCTCAACTATCCCCCGGGCACCAACTGCAGCTGGTACATCCAGGGTGACCGCGGGGACATGATCACCATCAG CTTCCGCAACTTTGACGTGGAGGAGTCCCACCAGTGCTCCCTGGACTGGCTCATGCTGGGCCCAGCGGCCCCACCCCGCCAGGAGGCCTTCCGACTCTGCGGCTCTGCCATCCCACCTGCCTTCATCTCGGCCCGGGACCACGTCTGGATCTTCTTCCACTCTGACGCCTCCAGCTCCGGCCAGGCCCAGGGCTTCCGTCTGTCGTACATCCGAG GGAAGCTGGGCCAGGCGTCCTGCCAGGCCGATGAGTTCCGCTGTGACAACGGCAAGTGCCTGCCGGGCCCGTGGCAGTGCAACACGGTGGACGAGTGTGGGGATGGCTCAGACGAGGGCAACTGCTCGGCACCCGCCTCTGAGCCGCCGGGCAGCCTGTGCCCCGGGGGCACCTTCCCCTGCAGCGGGGCGCGCTCCACGCGCTGTCTGCCAGCCGAGCGGCGCTGCGACGGCACGCAGGACTGCGGCGACGGCTCCGACGAGGCCGGCTGCCCCGACCTGGCGTGCGGCCGGCGCCTGGGCAGCTTCTACGGCTCCTTCGCCTCCCCCGACCTGTTCGGCGCGGCTCGCGGGCCGTCGGACCTGCACTGCACTTGGCTGGTGGACACGCAGGACCCGCGGCGTGTGCTGCTGCAGCTGGAGCTGCGGCTGGGCTACGACGACTACGTGCAGGTGTACGAGGGGCTGGGCGAGCGCGGCGACCGCCTGCTGCAGACGCTGTCCTACCGCAGCAACCACCGGCCCGTGAGCCTCGAGGCCGCGCAGGGCCGCCTCACGGTGGCCTACCACGCGCGCGCCCGCAGCGCGGGCCACGGCTTCAACGCCACCTACCAGGTGAAGGGCTACTGCCTCCCGTGGGAGCAGCCGTGCGGGGGCGGCGGCGAGGGCACCGCGGGCGACGCGGGCGAGCAGGGCTGCTTCTCCGAGCCTCAGCGCTGCGACGGCTGGTGGCACTGCGCCAGCGGCCGCGACGAGCAGGGCTGTCCCGCGTGCCCGCCGGACCAGTACCCCTGCGAGGGCGGCAGCGGCCTGTGCTACACGCCCGCCGACCGCTGCAACAACCAGAAGAGCTGCCCGGACGGCGCCGACGAGAAGAACTGCTTCTCCTGCCAGCCCGGCACCTTCCACTGCGGCACCAACCTGTGCATTTTCGAGACGTGGCGCTGTGACGGCCAGGAGGACTGCCAGGACGGCAGCGACGAACACGGCTGCCTGGCGGCCGTGCCCCGCAAGGTCATCACCGCGGCGCTCATCGGCAGCCTGGTGTGCGGCCTGCTGCTGGTCATCGCGCTGGGCTGCGCCTTCAAGCTCTACTCGCTGCGCACGCAGGAGTACAG GGCCTTCGAGACCCAGATGACGCGCCTGGAGGCTGAGTTTGTGCGGAGGGAGGCTCCCCCGTCCTATGGGCAGCTCATCGCCCAGGGCCTCATTCCGCCCGTGGAGGACTTCCCGGTCTACAGTGCATCCCAG GCCTCGGTGCTACAGAACCTTCGCACAGCCATGCGGAGACAGATGCGCAGGCATGCCTCCCGCCGAGGGCCCTCCCGCCGCCGCCTTGGCCGCCTCTGGAACAGGCTCTTTCACCGACCACGGGCGCCGCGGGGACAGATCCCACTGCTGACGGCCGCACGCACCTCACAGACGGTGCTGGGTGATGGGCTCCTCCAGCCTGCATCAGGAACCACCCCGgaccccccagcacccctcacgGACACAGGCAGCCCTCTGGCGGCTGGGGATGGGCCCCCCGGTGCCCCAGGCCACGGGCCAGAAGTGGGATCCGCTGTGCCACCCTCCTCGGGCCTGCGGGACCCGGAGTGCAGGCTGGTGGACAAGGACAGAAAAGCCAGCAGGGACACTTTGGTGGACAGCCCGGCTCCTGGGGACATGCTTCGGGACCCCTGCTCGGCCCAGGACCCTCACTCCCCGGCCCCCACTGCCAGCAGCGCCCTAGGCCCCCACCCACCAGAGCCACTGGGTGTCTGCAGGAGTCCCCCACCGCCCTGCTCCCCAACATTGGAGGCCAGTGACGATGAGGCCCTGCTGGTCTGCTGA
- the SLC7A10 gene encoding asc-type amino acid transporter 1 isoform X1 codes for MAGHTQQLSGRGNPGPAPSPAPGPGPGPGPSERVALKKEIGLVSACTIIIGNIIGSGIFISPKGVLEHSGSVGLALFVWVLGGGVTALGSLCYAELGVAIPKSGGDYAYVTEIFGGLAGFLLLWSAVLIMYPTSLAVISMTFSNYVLQPVFPNCIPPAAASRALSMACLMLLTWVNSSSVRWATRIQDIFTGGKLLALSLIIGVGFVQIFQGHFEELRPSNAFDFWMTPSVGHLALAFLQGSFAFSGWNFLNYVTEELVDPRKNLPRAIVISIPLVTFVYTFTNIAYFTAMSPQELLVSNAVAVTFGEKLLGYFSWVMPVSVALSTFGGINGYLFTSSRLCFSGAREGHLPSLLAMIHVRHCTPIPALLVCCGATAVIMLVGDTYTLINYVSFINYLCYGVTILGLLVLRWRRPALHRPIKVNLLVPVAYLVFWAFLLVFSFISEPMVCGVGVIIILTGVPVFFLGVFWKSKPKCVHRLTGCPRGGGKWPLPVAPTAHHGQAFEDTVRHSRSPKQLFLFTCCLLRKCFCKIIFFFGFLFCSVLFCPGKKKKRERERKRERSDTWRPRLREPCRCALGSLSALPHWLLLQRSMNKTGLVGGVLVLGESLVGITQRGCVVLAAGGAPAGSGGGLWCLGAPPPEPDTSSLPHGVRSQPRPKGTPGLGDTSPGPKGPAQGSATQEGSGFSVGTVFCFCFFP; via the exons gaaaCATCATTGGCTCGGGCATCTTCATCTCCCCCAAGGGGGTCCTGGAGCACTCAGGCTCTGTGGGTCTGGCCCTCTTCGTCTGGGTCCTAGGTGGAGGCGTCActgccctgggctccctctgCTACGCGGAGCTGGGAGTCGCCATCCCCAAGTCTGGTGGGGACTATGCCTATGTCACTGAGATCTTCGGGGGCCTGGCTGG CTTCCTGCTGCTCTGGAGCGCAGTCCTCATCATGTACCCAACCAGCCTGGCTGTCATCTCCATGACCTTCTCCAACTACGTGCTGCAGCCCGTGTTCCCCAACTGCAtcccccccgccgccgcctcccgcgcACTCTCCATGGCCTGCCTGA tgCTCCTGACCTGGGTGAACAGCTCCAGCGTGCGCTGGGCCACACGCATCCAGGACATCTTCACCGGCGGGAAGCTGCTGGCCCTGTCCCTCATCATTGGCGTGGGCTTTGTCCAGATCTTCCAAG GACACTTCGAGGAGCTGAGGCCCAGCAATGCCTTTGACTTCTGGATGACGCCCTCTGTGGGTCACCTGGCCCTGGCCTTCCTCCAGGGCTCCTTTGCGTTCAGCGGCTGGAACTTCCTCAACTACGTCACTGAGGAGCTGGTCGACCCTCGAAA GAACCTACCCCGTGCCATTGTCATCTCCATCCCGCTGGTGACCTTTGTGTACACCTTCACCAACATTGCCTACTTCACTGCCATGTCCCCCCAGGAGCTGCTGGTCTCTAACGCGGTGGCCGTG ACCTTCGGGGAGAAGCTGCTGGGCTACTTTTCTTGGGTCATGCCCGTCTCCGTGGCACTTTCCACTTTTGGAGGGATCAATGGCTACCTGTTCACCTCCTCCAG ACTGTGCTTCTCGGGGGCCCGAGAGGGACACCTGCCCAGCCTGCTGGCCATGATCCATGTCCGACACtgcacccccatccctgccctcctCGTCTGT TGCGGGGCCACAGCGGTCATCATGCTTGTGGGAGACACGTACACGCTCATCAACTACGTGTCCTTCATCAACTACCTCTGCTACGGCGTCACCATCCTGGGCCTTCTCGTGCTGCGCTGGAGGCGGCCGGCGTTGCACAGGCCCATCAAG GTGAACCTCCTGGTCCCCGTGGCGTACTTGGTTTTCTGGGCATTCCTGCTGGTCTTCAGCTTCATCTCGGAGCCCATGGTGTGTGGGGTCGGCGTGATCATCATCCTCACAGGAGTGCCTGTTTTCTTCCTGGGGGTGTTCTGGAAAAGCAAACCAAAGTGTGTGCACAGACTCACAG GGTGCCCCCGAGGAGGAGGAAAATGGCCCCTGCCAGTCGCCCCCACTGCCCACCACGGACAAGCCTTTGAAGACACAGTGAGACATTCGCGGAGCCCGAAGCAGCTGTTTCTGTTTACATGTTGTTTATTGAGGAAGTgtttttgcaaaataatttttttttttggatttttgttttgttctgttttgttttgtcctggaaaaaaaaaaaagagagagagagagagaaagagagagagatccgACACTTGGAGGCCTAGGCTGAGGGAGCCCTGCAGAtgtgcactgggctccctgtcgGCACTGCCCCACTGGCTTCTCCTGCAAAGGTCTATGAATAAAACAGGGCTGGTGGGTGGTGTGCTTGTCTTGGGTGAGTCCCTGGTGGGCATCACTCAGCGGGGCTGCGTGGTGCTGGCTGCAGGCGGGGCCCCAGCAGGCTCTGGAGGAGGCCTTTGGTGTTTGGGGGCTCCGCCTCCTGAGCCGGACACTTCATCTCTCCCTCATGGGGTCCGGAGCCAGCCCCGCCCCAAAGGAACGCCGGGATTGGGAGACACCTCCCCAGGACCCAAAGGGCCAGCCCAAGGGTCAGCCACCCAGGAGGGTTCGGGTTTTTCTGTGGgaactgtcttttgtttttgtttttttccataa